In the Hydrogenimonas thermophila genome, TGAACAGCAGTGAAGAGAAACAGCCGTTAAAACGAATACTTCTAAAGAATGCTCTTAAATTGCAGGCTGAGAAATTTCCTGAAAATTCAGAGTTAGATGTTAACTTCTCTTTTGTTAAAGCCAAGAAGATTGATGCTGAAACTTGTACCAATTGTCAAGAGTGTGCAATGTTCTGCCCAACAGAAGCTCTTTCACTTCTTCAGGACAATACAGGAATAATTTTTCAGATGGGCAAATGCATATCTTGCTCTATTTGTGATGATATATGTCAACCAGGCTCCATAAAAAGCGATAGTAGATTTGACCTAGTAGAGTTTTCATTTGACAGAATGCAACTGCTTGTTAAACATAATTTAGAGATTTGTGAAGAGTGTAAGGTAGCATTTCCTTATCATGGAGGAGAAAAAGTGTGTGCACGTTGTAAAGATTTCCGCACAAATCATGCAGACCTATTTACCTTGGCTAAAGATTTGGAGTAGCTCATTTAATTTTATAATATATTTTTTATGATATTGTCTATATTAACACTTGTTTCTTTTAAAATATTGCAATTAGGAATTAACTTTTTATGAAAAGCTAATTCTACATAATTCATTAATTCATTTTCATCATTTGTCCAAACCATAAGGTTATTATCTATTTGCCATTTATCATAGTGGCTTATGAAACTCCTGGTTGAGATGGTAGGCGTACCAAGAAAACAGCTCTCTGTATTTATAGTGCCACCACCACCAATAAAGAGATCAACATCTTTCAAAAGATGTTGTAAAAATATTTTTTCTTCTATTACGTAGGCAAAAGGGAACTCTTTTTTTAAGTATTCACTTTCGTATCTTGGAATTAGAATTATATTTGCATCAAATTTTTTATATATTTTAGGCAGTGCTTCATAAAGAAAAGGGTATTTTTTATTAACATAACAGGCTTTATACTCCTCTTCTCTTACTAAAATAGTAAATTTATTTCTATCAATTCCATATTTTTTATATAATTTATTTACATACTCGTTATTAAACTCAAAATTATCAAGCCAAATAAGAGGATCTATAAAACTATATTCAACGATCTGCTCTTTATCTAGTCCAAATCTTAAAATTACCTCATCAGGAACTACAAAAGGCTTAAACATTTTAGTTGCAAGTGGAATGGTAAGTCTTGCTTGTGGAAGAGCTTTTTTAAAGTTTGTCTTATGGTCACTTAATGGAATATCATAAAAATTATACACTGGAATTCCAAGCCCAAAAGCAACTCTTACAGCATCAACAGAAGATAGACATACAAGCTTTGAGATGTTTTGATGTGAAATATAATCTAAGAATTGAAATTGTCTTGATATTGAGGCATGAAGTTTATCTTTTAACTCGCCTCCACCAAAACTACCTATGCTATGATATTTAAATCTATAAAGGTCAAGAAGTTCAGTAGTTTCTTTGTAACCTTCTCCACCTCTTGTTGTAATTAATACATTACATTTTTTTTGGATCTCTTTTATTATAGGAGAGAAGAATAGAACAGATTTAGGGGTTACCAAGTCAAACCATATGGTATTTTTCTTCATAAATAGACCTTATTAAACCATTTTGCAAATAAAAATAGTTGCCATATATGCTGCTTAAACCTTTTCTCTTTTGCCTCATTAAATAAAAATTTAACAAATTCTTCATTAAAAATATTTATCTCTTTATTAACTATCAAAATTGTATCTAAAATTTCTTTATCATACTCATCATAAAGCCATTCAATGAAAGGTGAACTAAATCCCTTTTTTTGTCTATAAACTATCTTTTGTGGAAGATATTTAATTGCTATCTGTTTTAATAAACTTTTATTTGTATCTCCTTTTTTTAACTCATCATCAATTTGAAACATATATTCAACTAATCTAAAGTCTAAAAAAGGTGCTCGAATCTCAAGTGAATTTGCCATGCTGGCTCTATCTATTTTTGTCATTAAAACTTCAGCTATCCATATTTTAAAGTCAATGTAACTTACCCATTTAACAGGAGTATAGTTAGTCAAAAACTCTTTTATAAAAAATTTTTCACTATAGTTTTTTAATAGAAGTTTTTTCTGTTTTTCTGTAAATGTTTCACCTGAAGTTTGATATATCGGAAGGTTATTTAATCTTCTGTAGTTATATTCCCAATCTTTTGTTAGGTTAAATTCAGACTCTTTTGGTGTTGAGGCATAATAAGAGAACATTTTAAAGTAGTTATCATACCCTAAAAAGTTCTCATCTGCTCCCTCCCCACTAAGTGCAACTTTTATGCCATTTTTATGGATAGCTTGACTTAAAATATATGTTGGAATAGTAGCACTGTCGCCAAATGGTTCATCTGTTGCTTCTAAGATCTTGTCGATAGTTTCTAAAAAGTCTCTTTTAGATATAACTATCTCATTATGATTTGAGTTTATATGTTTTGCTACTATTTTTGCATAATCTAATTCACTGTAATGCAGGTATTCATCATACCCAATGCTGAAGGTGTCTATTTTACCTACTATTTTTGCATAAAGTGCTGATATAAATGAAGAGTCAACCCCTCCAGAAAGAAGAGATGCCACTTTTACATCAGAGACTAGCCTATATTTTAAAGATGAGATGAGAAGATCTTCAATATCAGATAAACTTTTGTTTTTATCAAAATATTTTGTTTCTATTTTATCTATATCGTAATACTTTTTTATTTTTAAATTATTATCTAAAATAAGATAGTGTCCAGCTTGAAGTTTTTTTATATCTTTATAAAATGTATTTTGATGTATTGGTGTCATAAAAGAGAGATACTCATAAAATGCTTCATTATTCATACTTGGTGTTTTGTCTAAACAACTTAAAATAGCTTTTATCTCACTACCAAATATAAATTTGCCATTTTTGTAGTAGTAATAGAATGGCTTTTTGCCAAATCTGTCTCTGGCACAAAAAAATCTTCGTTTTTTCTTGTCATAAATACAAAAACTAAACATTCCATTAATAAGTTTTAAAAAATCTACATCATATTTCTGATAAAGTCTAATTAAAACTTCAGTATCACTTTTTGTAACTACCTTTAAATTATGCTCTTTTATAAGCTCTTTGTAGTTATAGATTTCACCATTGAATACAATTATGATTTCATCAAACTCCATAGGTTGGTTTGCTTCTGCATCTAGGTCAATGATTGAAAGTCTAGTATGTCCAAAACAATTATTCTTATAGATTAAAATATCTTGATTATCTGGACCTCTAGAAAATAATTTATTTACAGCTTTATTAAAGTATTTTAAAAAAAAATTTGTCCCAACTATACCACACATTACTGTAGTCCTGCTTGTTTTCCCCAAGGAAATTCAATCTTATGGGCACATAGCATTCCACAAGGTTGACACTTTTTATTTTCAACTGTTTTTATAACATTTAAAGCTTTTTTTGATGTCAACAAATTATCTAAATTACCATCAAAGTCATTTAAATTTCCCATATTTAAAAAATCTAAACAATCATTACAAGGATATACATTTCCATATGGATCAATTACAATGGCTTTTTTCCCCATATAACAATTAAAATAGGGAACGCTATTTTCATAAATAGATTTTGCCCATAACCAATTAGGTTTTCTCCTATCATTTAGCCAATTAGCTTTATATAAAAGTTCCTCAATAAATTGTAACTCTTCTTTAGAATAAGTTATTTGTTTATTTAAATTATTTAATAAGTTTGCATTTCTTGCATAACCTATAAAATATTCTATTTGATTTTTTTTAGCAAAATCTATAAACCAAAGAATATCATTATAATTTTGTTTATAAACAATCATAGTAACTCTTAAATTTATTCCAAATGGTTTTAGCAATTCAATTGTTTCTAGAACTTTTTCATATCCATTCTTAACTAGTCTGATTTTTTCATAATTCTCTTTTTTTCCATCAAGAGAAATATCAATTCTAAAATTCTCTTTTTTTATATATTTTAAACATTCTTTAGTAACTTCATAATGTTTTTGGGGATACCATCCACTAATATTTGTATGAATAAAAGCATTTGGTTTATTTTTTGCAATAATTTTAACAACATCAATATATTTTGGGCTGAGTTGAGACTCTCCTGCAGTTAAATCAAAATAGTTAGTATGTTGGATAGCTTTTGCAGAAAATATTTTTTCAAAAATATTTATATCTAGTTCATCTTTTATGATCTCTTTTTTATCATATTGCCATATATTACAGTTTACACATTTTCCTGGACAATATAAGCTTACCATATAGTTAATATCTTCTATTTTATACATGAAAAATCCCACTGTAAGGTTTTAAAATATTAACATTAGAAAGATTTTTTGCCATTTTTTCTTGAATTTTTCTATTTGAACTACAAAGTATGATTAAGTCATTACTATTATACTCTTTAATTTTTGGAAGATTTAAAATAGTATCTTTTTTAACAAAATCATCCATAAAATATAGTTCTTTTTTTTCTAGTAAATTTTTAAAGCGATTGTATATCCATAAATAGTAGTTACCTACACCATAAAAGATTACTCTTTTATACTTATTTAATTCCATAGTAATATTATCTATGCTTTTTTGAAACTCTTTAAACTGATTAATAATATCCTCTTTATTATTTTTTTTATAATTTAAATTTCCTTGTTTAGAAAATATTGTATACAAAAATGGATTATCACAAAACTTTTCCAATCTTAAATTTGAAACTGAAGAGGTTAATGTATTTAAATAAAAATAGTTAACATGATCAGGTGTAAAATCTTCTATTTTATTGTTAAGAGAGTTTAAAAGGTTTGGAACTTCTATATATATTTTTCCATCATCTTTTAATACTTTTTTTACATCTTCTAAAAAGTTTTTTGGATATTTTATATGTTCTAATGTATGTCTTAAAATAATTAAGTCAAACTTTACACAAAAAAGATCGGCAGAGAAGAAGTTTTGTATAGTTAAAACTTTTAAATCTTGAAATTTAGTTGGCTCACAACCTAAAACATTAATTTTTTGAAACTTCTCTTTTAATAAATATAATAAATCTCCTCTATTAGATCCTATTTCCAAAACATTGTAATCAATTTCATCTTTAATAAACTCTTCTATAAACTCTAAAGCTTTTTGTGAGTAAAAGTCTCTTTTTGGAAAATTGTATTGTCTATTTATATCATATGAGCTATACAGCTTTTCTACCTTTTTGTCATACTCATCTGTATAAGCTGAATTTTGAAATACAAATCCACAATTATTACAAAATGAAATCTCTAAATCAATAACTTCATTTTTTAAAAATATCCCAAAAGGCATATTTTTATTAATATATACCTTTTTAAGATTTACAGCTTTGCATAAAGGACACTCTAGCACTTAAATAACTCCATCCACTTATTTATAATCTTCTCTTTTTGTAACTCTTGTTCTATAATCTTTTTCCCAAATAAAATTGAAGATTTTTGAAGAGAAATATCTTGTAAAACTTCATTTGCTTTTATTGCTAACGATTTTGGATTTTTATCTGTTAAATGAATAGCAAGTTCATTTGCACCACATTTAAAATTATATGTAACTATTGGAACTTCCAATATAATTGATTCAATAAAAACAGCAGGTAGCCCTTCAAATAATGATGTAGAAAGATAAAGAGAGGCCCTTTTCAAATATTTATATGGATTATCTTTTTGATTTAAAAAAATTACTTCATCGGTTAAATTATAAAATTCAACTTCTTTAATAATATCTTTTTTTAAACTACCATCTCCTATAAGTAATAATTTATGTTTAATTTCAAATTCTTTTTTTAAGATATAGTAAGTTTTTAAAAGATCTTTTTGATTTTTTTGTCTATTAAAATGTCCTATATTTATTAGAAAAGGTTCTTTTATTTCTATTTGATCTTTTGCCTTCAGTTGGATCTTTTTAATATCAAAAAGATTGTAAATATAAATACATTGTTTAATGTTATAGTTTTTTTTTAACTCATTGGATAAACATTTAGATACTGTATGGACATGTTTTACATATTTTCTCATTAAAAAAGGAAGAACTCTTTTGTACATAAAGTCAGGAAGTAAATGTATTAAAGTACCATTATACATATCATCCCAATTATTCCTTACAGATGCAATTATGCAAATATTTTTTCTAAAAGTGGCCAAAATTGCAATTAATACAAAATAATCATCTATTGCTAAAATTTTGTCAAATTTCTTTTGTTCTATTAATCTTCTTGTTGAGTAAATTCTTATAAAAAGGTTTAAAAAACCAAAAAAAATAGCAAATGGTTTTAATGTTAACTTATTTTTTAAAATCCAAGAAGGAATTTTTAAAGATTGAACAAATGTAATATCACCTTTATGAGGTAGAGAAACACTTTTTTTAAATAGTAAAAATTCTCTTTGTAAATTTTCTGGAAAAGATATTTCTAAATCACTTAAACGGTTATCTACACCTCCTGCAAATCTATCTAAAGAGTGAAATAAAATACCTATTTTCATTTTAACTTATAACCCTGTCCCTTTACCCCAAGGAAATTCTATTTTATGGGCACAAAGAAGATCACACGGTTGACATTTTTTTTGTTTGATATTATCAAGAACTTTTAATGCTTTTTTGTCATTTAAAAGTCTATCTAAATTACCATTATAATCTTTAATATTACCCATATAAAGCATTTTGTTAAGTCTTTTTTCTTGTCCTCCACCACAAGGATAAACATTACCATATGGATCAATTAATAAAGATCTACTACCCATCATACATTTAAATTCTGGAATATTGCCTAGATAAACTGATTTTGCCCATAACCAGTTTACATAATGTTTTGAGTCCATAAATCCAATCTCATATAAACTAGTTTCTATCTCATCTATTTCTTGATTTGTATAATATTTTACTTTCCCTTTATTATTAAAATTATCACTTTCTACAAAAAAACCAATATACCATCCAACCCCTTTTTCATGGCACATTTCAACAAACTTTTTTATAGATTTATAGTTTTGTTTATATACTATCATTACAAATGTTGGTTTTAATCCCAGTTTTAAAAGCTCTTTAGTTGTGTTCATAGCTTTTTCCCAACCATCTTTTGTAAGTCTTACTCTTTCATAATCTTCTTTTATTCCATCTACTGATATATCAATTCTAAATCTATCTTTATCAAAAAGTTCTAGTCCTTTTTGTGCAACTTCAATAGTTCTTTTTGTATGCCAACCACTTGTATTTGAATGTATATATGATTTTGGTTTATATTTAGCAATTAACTCTAATACAGGAATAAATTTATTACTAAGCTGTGATTCTCCACCTGTTAATGAAAAATAAAATGTATCTTTTAATACTTTGCTTTGTAAAATTTTTTCAAATAACTCTATACTTGTTTCATTTTCTATATGTGGATCTTCTTGATAGATGTTACAGTTTAAGCATTTTCCAGGACAAAATCTGCTTATTGGATATACTAAATCATCAATCTTATACATCAAATATCTCTAATATGGACAGTTATTACATAAAAATATATCTTCATCATATATATGCTTACTCCTGAAACTTTTCATTTTTTCTGAATTATATATATTATTAAATTCTTCTTTTTTTAAGTTTCCAAAAATTATTGGATTTGTAACTTGATGACAACATTGGATTATATCTAAATTTGAAGTAATATATATGTTTGAAAATCCCCAAGCACAAAATCCTTTTAATTTTCTTGGATACCAAATAGTCAAGCTAAAATTATACTTTTTATCATAATTTTTTACTATAAATTCCCAGTCAATTAGTTTGTTTTTTTCAATAAATTTTTTAAATTCTATATATTTTTCTGTTTTTGGAAAATAGTTATTGCTTGTTGCCTGAATACTCAAATGATCTACTCCAGATATTTGACAGAACTGATAGATATTTTTAATATCTTTATAATTTTTGTAATTTACAGTAAAATTAATATTTATTTTGCATTTTAGCTTATTGTTTATAGCTTCAATGATAGTATCAAATAGTTTATCTGGTTTAACCCCTTTTCGTATCTCTGTTAATGTCTTTTGATCTATAGCATCTACAGAAAAATTGACTTCATCAGCATATTTTAAAATATCCTTATTAAAAAGAGAACTATTATTATAAACTTCTACATAAAACCCTTGTTCTTTTGCAAATTTTACCATTTCAATATAGTTTTTATTTAAAAAAGGTTCTCCTAATCCTGATAAACAAATATTTTTTACACTTTTAGGTAGTTTTGATAAAATAAGTCTAAATTCATCAAAAGTTAAATCTTTTCTTTTTGTAGGTTCTATTTCATCAATAGGACACATAATGCAGTTGAAGTTACATCTATTAGTAGGCTCTATTTGAACTCTTGTAATACCTTGCTGTAAATGGTTTTGTAAAAAACTTTTTTTTATTTTTTCATAGTTTTCTTTATTTTCTATATTGTGCCATTTTTTATAATTTTGTTGAACTTCATCATAATTATTCATATTTTTCTCGCTATGACTAAATAATTTGGACAAAACTTTTTGTGTTGAAATAGATCTAAGATTAAACCTAAAATATTATTTAAAAAAAATAATAATAATAGTGGAATTAAAAAAACAGTATTTCTTAAGAATTTTAGTTGTATGTTTTTATTCCATATTTGCCATAAAAAGCTATTCCATATAGATACAAGAGTAGTACCAATATATCCTAGATAGTGAAATTCCATAATTCTAAAATTGTGTTTTTCTAAAATGTACTTTAAACCATATTCAGAAAATCTAAAGTAATCATTTGGTTCTGAATGTATATGATATATAAAAGGCACTGAAATAACAAAAGTTCCATCTTTTTTTAAAACTCTATGGACTTCACTTAATGCTTGTTCATAATCATCAATATGTTCTAAAACTTGATTTAACAAAACTGTATCGGCATAATTATTGTCAAATGGTAACTTTTTTATATCAGCTTCTATTTGATGTTCATTTTGTTTATATGCTACTGCCTGAGTCTCTTTTTTATCAACACTTATATATTTATCTACTTTTATATATCTTTTATAAGGGGAATTACCGCTACCAATATCTAAACATATTCCATTTATATATTTTTTAGAAGCTTTTTTCATATATTTTTTTAAATAGTACCAATTTAAAAAATTCATATTCCATAAAGAAACATTTGGAGCATAAATATCTAAAGTTATAATAGGAATAATTTTATAAGAGATAAACTCAATTATTTGTTTCATCAAATACCTTTATATATTCTTTAATATATTCATTTCTTATTTCATTCCAATTTTTTTCCATTTCTTTTAGCCTACTTTTTTTAAATAAAGTTTTATTTGTTTTGTATATAGAGTATCTTTTATCTGTTTCGTTATCAAAAAAAGGATAAAACAGTCCATTATTTAAGTTTTTAAAATGATCTATCCAATATTCATCATTAAAATTAATTAAATTAAATACTGCATCTTTATCCATTAAAAATTTAAAACATGAACAAATATAACTTTTTACATTTTTTATGAATATTTCATCGCAATATTTCTCTTTATAGTTATTTTTAAGCTCTATATAGAGCTTATAACCATCAAAAACATGTTTTTCATTAACATTATGATTTGATTGAAAATTATTTAAAGTATACACTCCAACAATATCATTTAATATCATAATTTTTTTGTTAAAAGCTATATTAAATATAGTCAAATAGTCAGCATTACGTAATTTTGTATCAAACTTTACTTTTAAAGCCTCAGTTCTATTAAAAATTATTGTAAACCAGCTAAAGTTATCTAGTCCAAATTTATGTATTTTTAAAAATTCTTTACCAGTACCCAAAAAATTTGAATCTCTATAAAAAGACTTTATTTTATTTGTAAAAGTATTTACTATATTATATCCAGCACCAATCCAAACTAAATTTTCTTTTTCAATATACTCCATTGATTTTTTAATATAATTAAAATCTATAAAAAAATCATCATCAGATAATATTAATACATATTCAGACTTACAGTAGTGTTCTAATGCATAATTATAATTTCCATAAATACCTAAATTTTGAGTATTTCTAAAATAATATACATTATTATATTTTGAACTCAATATTGACCCAATCTTTTGAGTATTGTCGGTAGAACAATTATCTGAGATAATAATTTTCATATTATTATAGTTTTGTTGTAAGATATTTTCAACTACACTATTTAGCAAATATCCTCTATTATATGTAGGAATTAAAATATCAATGCTTTTCATTAATAAACTCTCTAATTTTTGTGACCATATAATCAATCGCCTCACTACTCATACCAGGATAAACCCCAACCCAAAAGCTGTCATTCATAATTTTATCTGTATTTGGTAAGTTACCTATAACTCTATAATCTTTATCTTTTTCTAGACTCTCAAACATTGGATGTCTTAGCATATTTCCAGCAAAGAGATTTCTTGTTTGAATATTATTGTTTTCAAGATATTCAGCAAGTTCATTTCTACTAAACTTAACTCCATCTTTCAGAGTAATCATAAATCCAAACCAACTAGGATCACTGTTTGGTTGTGGTTCTAATAGAATAAACTCTTCAATATCTTTTAATCCATCATAAAGCTTTTGAAAGTTCTCTTTTCTCTTTTGAACAAATTGTGGAAATTTCTCAAGTTGAGCTACGCCGACAGCTGCTTGCATATCAGTGGGCTTAAGATTAAAACCGAAGTGGCTATAGACATATTTATGATCATACCCTTTAGGAAGAGAGCCAAACTGTTGTGTAAAACGGTGTCCGCAAGTATTATCTACACCACTTTCACACCAACAATCTCTTCCCCAATCTCTCATTGAAAGAAGTATCTTTTTAAGAAGAGGATTATCAGTATAAACGGCACCACCTTCTCCCATTGTCATATGGTGTGGCGGATAAAAGCTACTTGTTCCTATATCTCCCCAAGTTCCTGTAAGTTTTCCTTCATAGGTTGACCCAAGAGCATCACAATTATCTTCTATAAGCCAAAGGTTATGTTTGTCACAAAACTCTTTTACAGCTTTTATGTTAAAAGGATTCCCCAAAGTATGAGCTATCATTACAGCTTTTGTTTTTGAGCTTACAGCTTTTTCTAACTGAGTGGTATCAATATTAAAATGTTTTAGCTCCATATCTACAAAGACAGGTACTGCACCATACTGAACAATTGGAGCTACTGTGGTAGGAAAGCCTGCCGCTACGGTTATAACTTCATCACCTCTTTTTACACGTCTGCTTCCAAGTAAAGGTGAAGTTAAAGCATAAAAGGCTAAAAGGTTTGCACTACTTCCTGAATTGACTAAAAATGCCCATCTAACACCTAGAAATTGAGCTAATCTTTTTTCAAACTCTTTAGAGTATTTTCCATAGGTAAGCCAAAAATCTAAAGAAGAGTCAACAAGATTCATCATCTCATTTTCATCAAATACTCTACCTGCATAGTTTACTCGGCTTTTTCCTTCTTGAAACTCTTGTGATTGCTGTGGTTTATGTACAAGTTCATAATACTCTTTAGTCTTTTGTAAAATCTCTTGTTTCAGTTGTTCTTGTTTTGTCACTATTTATCTCCAAAAATTGTATTTTTTATAGCCTCTTTTAGAGAGTATTTAGGTTTCCATCCTGGAATTAAAACTCCATTACTCCAAGGGTGCATTACTTCTCGTTCACGATACTCTCTTGCACCCCAGTTTATATTTAATTTATATCCTGTAG is a window encoding:
- a CDS encoding radical SAM protein, coding for MYKIDDLVYPISRFCPGKCLNCNIYQEDPHIENETSIELFEKILQSKVLKDTFYFSLTGGESQLSNKFIPVLELIAKYKPKSYIHSNTSGWHTKRTIEVAQKGLELFDKDRFRIDISVDGIKEDYERVRLTKDGWEKAMNTTKELLKLGLKPTFVMIVYKQNYKSIKKFVEMCHEKGVGWYIGFFVESDNFNNKGKVKYYTNQEIDEIETSLYEIGFMDSKHYVNWLWAKSVYLGNIPEFKCMMGSRSLLIDPYGNVYPCGGGQEKRLNKMLYMGNIKDYNGNLDRLLNDKKALKVLDNIKQKKCQPCDLLCAHKIEFPWGKGTGL
- a CDS encoding DUF354 domain-containing protein; this translates as MKKNTIWFDLVTPKSVLFFSPIIKEIQKKCNVLITTRGGEGYKETTELLDLYRFKYHSIGSFGGGELKDKLHASISRQFQFLDYISHQNISKLVCLSSVDAVRVAFGLGIPVYNFYDIPLSDHKTNFKKALPQARLTIPLATKMFKPFVVPDEVILRFGLDKEQIVEYSFIDPLIWLDNFEFNNEYVNKLYKKYGIDRNKFTILVREEEYKACYVNKKYPFLYEALPKIYKKFDANIILIPRYESEYLKKEFPFAYVIEEKIFLQHLLKDVDLFIGGGGTINTESCFLGTPTISTRSFISHYDKWQIDNNLMVWTNDENELMNYVELAFHKKLIPNCNILKETSVNIDNIIKNIL
- the asnB gene encoding asparagine synthase (glutamine-hydrolyzing) — its product is MCGIVGTNFFLKYFNKAVNKLFSRGPDNQDILIYKNNCFGHTRLSIIDLDAEANQPMEFDEIIIVFNGEIYNYKELIKEHNLKVVTKSDTEVLIRLYQKYDVDFLKLINGMFSFCIYDKKKRRFFCARDRFGKKPFYYYYKNGKFIFGSEIKAILSCLDKTPSMNNEAFYEYLSFMTPIHQNTFYKDIKKLQAGHYLILDNNLKIKKYYDIDKIETKYFDKNKSLSDIEDLLISSLKYRLVSDVKVASLLSGGVDSSFISALYAKIVGKIDTFSIGYDEYLHYSELDYAKIVAKHINSNHNEIVISKRDFLETIDKILEATDEPFGDSATIPTYILSQAIHKNGIKVALSGEGADENFLGYDNYFKMFSYYASTPKESEFNLTKDWEYNYRRLNNLPIYQTSGETFTEKQKKLLLKNYSEKFFIKEFLTNYTPVKWVSYIDFKIWIAEVLMTKIDRASMANSLEIRAPFLDFRLVEYMFQIDDELKKGDTNKSLLKQIAIKYLPQKIVYRQKKGFSSPFIEWLYDEYDKEILDTILIVNKEINIFNEEFVKFLFNEAKEKRFKQHIWQLFLFAKWFNKVYL
- a CDS encoding class I SAM-dependent methyltransferase, with product MKQIIEFISYKIIPIITLDIYAPNVSLWNMNFLNWYYLKKYMKKASKKYINGICLDIGSGNSPYKRYIKVDKYISVDKKETQAVAYKQNEHQIEADIKKLPFDNNYADTVLLNQVLEHIDDYEQALSEVHRVLKKDGTFVISVPFIYHIHSEPNDYFRFSEYGLKYILEKHNFRIMEFHYLGYIGTTLVSIWNSFLWQIWNKNIQLKFLRNTVFLIPLLLLFFLNNILGLILDLFQHKKFCPNYLVIARKI
- a CDS encoding glycosyltransferase, translating into MKIGILFHSLDRFAGGVDNRLSDLEISFPENLQREFLLFKKSVSLPHKGDITFVQSLKIPSWILKNKLTLKPFAIFFGFLNLFIRIYSTRRLIEQKKFDKILAIDDYFVLIAILATFRKNICIIASVRNNWDDMYNGTLIHLLPDFMYKRVLPFLMRKYVKHVHTVSKCLSNELKKNYNIKQCIYIYNLFDIKKIQLKAKDQIEIKEPFLINIGHFNRQKNQKDLLKTYYILKKEFEIKHKLLLIGDGSLKKDIIKEVEFYNLTDEVIFLNQKDNPYKYLKRASLYLSTSLFEGLPAVFIESIILEVPIVTYNFKCGANELAIHLTDKNPKSLAIKANEVLQDISLQKSSILFGKKIIEQELQKEKIINKWMELFKC
- a CDS encoding glycosyltransferase family 2 protein, producing MKSIDILIPTYNRGYLLNSVVENILQQNYNNMKIIISDNCSTDNTQKIGSILSSKYNNVYYFRNTQNLGIYGNYNYALEHYCKSEYVLILSDDDFFIDFNYIKKSMEYIEKENLVWIGAGYNIVNTFTNKIKSFYRDSNFLGTGKEFLKIHKFGLDNFSWFTIIFNRTEALKVKFDTKLRNADYLTIFNIAFNKKIMILNDIVGVYTLNNFQSNHNVNEKHVFDGYKLYIELKNNYKEKYCDEIFIKNVKSYICSCFKFLMDKDAVFNLINFNDEYWIDHFKNLNNGLFYPFFDNETDKRYSIYKTNKTLFKKSRLKEMEKNWNEIRNEYIKEYIKVFDETNN
- a CDS encoding methyltransferase domain-containing protein, with amino-acid sequence MLECPLCKAVNLKKVYINKNMPFGIFLKNEVIDLEISFCNNCGFVFQNSAYTDEYDKKVEKLYSSYDINRQYNFPKRDFYSQKALEFIEEFIKDEIDYNVLEIGSNRGDLLYLLKEKFQKINVLGCEPTKFQDLKVLTIQNFFSADLFCVKFDLIILRHTLEHIKYPKNFLEDVKKVLKDDGKIYIEVPNLLNSLNNKIEDFTPDHVNYFYLNTLTSSVSNLRLEKFCDNPFLYTIFSKQGNLNYKKNNKEDIINQFKEFQKSIDNITMELNKYKRVIFYGVGNYYLWIYNRFKNLLEKKELYFMDDFVKKDTILNLPKIKEYNSNDLIILCSSNRKIQEKMAKNLSNVNILKPYSGIFHV
- the rfbH gene encoding lipopolysaccharide biosynthesis protein RfbH; this translates as MTKQEQLKQEILQKTKEYYELVHKPQQSQEFQEGKSRVNYAGRVFDENEMMNLVDSSLDFWLTYGKYSKEFEKRLAQFLGVRWAFLVNSGSSANLLAFYALTSPLLGSRRVKRGDEVITVAAGFPTTVAPIVQYGAVPVFVDMELKHFNIDTTQLEKAVSSKTKAVMIAHTLGNPFNIKAVKEFCDKHNLWLIEDNCDALGSTYEGKLTGTWGDIGTSSFYPPHHMTMGEGGAVYTDNPLLKKILLSMRDWGRDCWCESGVDNTCGHRFTQQFGSLPKGYDHKYVYSHFGFNLKPTDMQAAVGVAQLEKFPQFVQKRKENFQKLYDGLKDIEEFILLEPQPNSDPSWFGFMITLKDGVKFSRNELAEYLENNNIQTRNLFAGNMLRHPMFESLEKDKDYRVIGNLPNTDKIMNDSFWVGVYPGMSSEAIDYMVTKIREFINEKH
- a CDS encoding radical SAM/SPASM domain-containing protein, which produces MYKIEDINYMVSLYCPGKCVNCNIWQYDKKEIIKDELDINIFEKIFSAKAIQHTNYFDLTAGESQLSPKYIDVVKIIAKNKPNAFIHTNISGWYPQKHYEVTKECLKYIKKENFRIDISLDGKKENYEKIRLVKNGYEKVLETIELLKPFGINLRVTMIVYKQNYNDILWFIDFAKKNQIEYFIGYARNANLLNNLNKQITYSKEELQFIEELLYKANWLNDRRKPNWLWAKSIYENSVPYFNCYMGKKAIVIDPYGNVYPCNDCLDFLNMGNLNDFDGNLDNLLTSKKALNVIKTVENKKCQPCGMLCAHKIEFPWGKQAGLQ
- a CDS encoding radical SAM protein; the protein is MNNYDEVQQNYKKWHNIENKENYEKIKKSFLQNHLQQGITRVQIEPTNRCNFNCIMCPIDEIEPTKRKDLTFDEFRLILSKLPKSVKNICLSGLGEPFLNKNYIEMVKFAKEQGFYVEVYNNSSLFNKDILKYADEVNFSVDAIDQKTLTEIRKGVKPDKLFDTIIEAINNKLKCKININFTVNYKNYKDIKNIYQFCQISGVDHLSIQATSNNYFPKTEKYIEFKKFIEKNKLIDWEFIVKNYDKKYNFSLTIWYPRKLKGFCAWGFSNIYITSNLDIIQCCHQVTNPIIFGNLKKEEFNNIYNSEKMKSFRSKHIYDEDIFLCNNCPY